The nucleotide window AAAACAGGTATACAAACCCGCTCGACGTCCTCAAATAAGTAATATCACTTACAATTACCTGGCCGGGTCCTGTAAGTAATTGATCTTTAACCTTATTGTTATACTTGCGAAAGCGATGATAAGAATCCGTTGTAGTAACATACCTCCTTCTTCTTTTTATCAGCAACTTCTGCTTGCGTAGTATATCAAAGAACTTATCGCGACCAACTCTACTGCCCGGTTTTGCCAAATCAGCTTTTAATAACGAATACAGTTTTTTACCTCCTATCATCGGCTGATAACGCCGAACCGAACCTACTAAATCTACCACTACAGCCTCTGTTAAATCCGATTGAATAATTGTTCTCAGCGATTTATAATAACCCGAACGGCTGTAACCAAAGTACAAACACAGCCGATTTACTTTTTGCCCTTTCTCCCCACACATGCGGATGACTGCTGTGCGAAATTTTTTTTTACATCTGTATCATAATGCTCATCCACTATGTCGATTAGTGTCTCCAAAGCTTGCTTCTCCAACATGCTGTCTGCCAAGGCCAGCTTCAGCTTTTTTACTTCAGCTTCCAATTCTTTTAAACGGTCTTTTTCTTCAAGCGTCTCCACTCTTAACACTTTACTTAATAAATGATGTTTACCAAATTGTCTGATCCAATTTTGAATAGTACTGCCCCCGCCGATATTATACCGCCTGCGAACAGACTCTACTGATAACCCTTTCTCCACTTCTCTGACAACTTTTTGCTTAAAGCTAATACTATACCGAACCTGTTCTCTAATGGATATCTTCGTCATCCGTCAGTTTTTTAATATAAAAACTGTCAACCTATACCAGGACAAGACACAAGACACTATTCACCATTCACTATTCACCATTCACTATTCGTTACTCACGGCTCATCCTCTCAGGTGAGAAAGAATAATTCCCGTTGC belongs to Niabella yanshanensis and includes:
- a CDS encoding transposase; protein product: MTKISIREQVRYSISFKQKVVREVEKGLSVESVRRRYNIGGGSTIQNWIRQFGKHHLLSKVLRVETLEEKDRLKELEAEVKKLKLALADSMLEKQALETLIDIVDEHYDTDVKKNFAQQSSACVGRKGKK